DNA from Thermococcus sp. LS1:
GTGAGGGTCTACAAGAAGAAGAGGGAAAACTGGGTGGAGCTCAGGCTTTGAGCTCCCTCACCTTATTCTTGCCCCAAGCTTTACCTCCTTGTCTGGCATGAGGAGGGCAACGTTCTCACCGTCGTCCGCTGCCAGCAGCATTCCCTGGCTCTCTATTCCCCTGAGCTTCTTGGGCTCGAGGTTGGCTATGATGACGACGTAGCGGTTGAGGAGGTCGTCCTTGCTGTAGTACTTCTTGAGTCCAGCGACGAGCTGCCTGACCTCGTCACCGAGGTCGACCTTTACCACGTAGAGCTTGTCCGCGTTCGGATGGTCCTGCACATCAACAATCTTTCCAACCCTCAAGTCGAGCTTCATGAAGTCCTCGAACTTGACGTACTCCATTTTCCCACCCTCCTTTTTCTTCTCCTTTTTGGCCTTCTTCTCAAGCCTTTCGCCGTATATGCTCTTAAGGATTGCCGTGGCTTCATCTTTACGCTTCTCACCGAACCTCTCGAGGGCAACCTTAACGACGTCGTCTGCCCTGTGGTACTTGTCAAGGAGCAGCCTTGCGCTCTCAGGGTTGCCCCTGGCTATGTAGTTCACGATGAAGAATATTATGTCCTCGTCAGTGACCTTCCTGAAGAGAATCTCGGCCCTCCTAACCCTGTGGCCAGCGGGAATTTCGGTGAACTCCCAGCGCTTGGTCTCCTCGAGATTGAGCAGGTGCCATATCTTCTCACTGGCATCCGGCAGGAACGGCTCGAGGAGCACTCCAAGGGCCTTGACGATCTGGAGCGAGACATTAACAGTTGTTGCTGTCCTCTCGCGGTCTTCCTTGGCTGTTTTCCACGGCTTCTGGTAGTCGAAGTAGCGGTTGCCGAAGATTGCCAGCTCCATTACACGCCTGAGAGCGTCTTTGAAGCGGTAGGTGCTTATCAGCTCGCCCGTCTCTTTCAGAGCTTTCTCAATCTCCTCAAAGGCCTGCCTGTCCAGATCATCAAGCTCGCCCCTTTCGGGGACGACGCCGTCGAAGTAGCGGTTCACGAAGGTTAGAGCCCTGTGCACGAAGTTTCCAAGGTTGTTCACCAGCTCCTCGTTAATCTTTGTCTTGAAGTCGGCGAAGCTGAAGTCGCTGTCCCTCGTCTCGGGCATTATGGCGGTGAGGTAATAGCGGAGGTAGTCAGCCGGGAAGGCGTCGAGGAACTCGTGCACCCAGATGGCCCAGTTCCTGCTCGTTGAGAACTTCTTGCCTTCCAGGTTGAGGTACTCGTTGGCGGGGATGTCGTACGGAAGGAGCCACTCGGCCTCGGTCTCTCCGTCCTGGTACTTGCCGTAGGCCATCAGGAAAGCCGGCCAGAATATCGCGTGGAAGGGTATGTTGTCCTTGCCAATGAAGTGGATGACCTTTGTTTGTCCGTCAAGGTTGAGCCAGAACTTCTTCCACTCGTTCTCTCTGCCTTCCCTCCTGAGGTGCTCGATGGTTATGCTGATGTACCCTATCGGTGCTTCAAACCAGACGTAGAGAACCTTGCCCTTGACGTCCTCATCGTCGAGCGGCACTGGAATGCCCCAGTTCAAGTCCCTTGTTATGGCCCTCTCCTCAAGGCCCTCCTCAATCCAGCCGAGGACTGTGTTCCTGACGTTCGGCTTCCAGTGCTCCTGGCTCTGCACCCACTCCTTCAGCTTTTCTGCGAAGTCCTGCATTTTTATGTAATAGTGAGCAGAGTCCTTGAAGGTTATTGGATTGCCACAGATGTTGCAGCGCGGGTTTATGAGCTCTTCCGGCGTGAGCGGGTGGCCGCAGACCTCACACTGGTCGCCCCTTTGGTTCTCGGCACCGCAATAGGGGCATGTGCCTATGACGTACCTGTCCGGGAGAAACATCTTGTCGTGCTCACAGTAAGCCTGCTTGCTCACCTTTTTAACGAGGTGGCCGTTTTCGAGGGCCTTTAGGAAGAACTCCTGGCTTATGCGGTAGTGGACTGGCAGTTCAGTTCTGCCAAAGTAGTCGAAGCTTATCTTGGCCCTTTCGAAGGTCGTTTTGATGTGCTCGTGATAGTAGTCGACTATCTCCCTCGGGCTTTTCCCCTCTTTGAGCGCTCTGAAGGTTATCGGTGTCCCGTGTTCATCGGTTCCGCTGATGAAAATCACTTCCTCTCCCTTGAGCCTCAGATAGCGGACGAATATATCCGCGGGGAGATATGCTCCAGCAAGGTGTCCAGCATGAATCGGCCCGTTGGCGTAGGGAAGAGCGGAAGTCACCATGTACCTGACCATTTTAACCACCGCCACACCGTCGTTTTAGCCCCTTATAAGACCTGCGGGTTTTAAGCATTACGGTGGGTTATTTTTAAAGGCCGAAAATATGTTGAGTTATACATAAATGGATCCCAAAGGTTTTAGGGCGTTGGCGCTAATTTGGGTTTCGGATGGTAAGAAAGTCAAGGTGAGTAAAATGAAGTCCCGCATCGTTGAGCGTTTCAAATTCGAGGCGGCCCATGCCGTTATCATAGATGGAAAGCCTGAGGAGATCCACGGCCACACTTTCTGGCTTGAGGTTGCCCTTGAGGGCCCGCTGAGGAACGGCTACGTTATGGACTTCCTTGAGCTGAGAAGAATAGTCAATGAAATTATCGAGAGGCTCGATCACAGGAACCTCAACGCCCTCTTTGAGAACCCGACGACCGAGAACGTTGCCCTCTGGATAGCGGGAGAGATTGAGAAGAGGCTTCCCGATGGCATAAGGATTCAGAGGATAGTCCTCTGGGAAGGCGAGGAAAACGGCGTGGAGTTTGAGTTTTAAGCTTTCTCCGCCCTTATTTCCTTAACGCTCTCGGCCATTGCTATGCCGTTCGAACCTTCAAAGGAAATCTTCTCCGGCAGCGAAATCTTTACCGGAACGGCCTTGCTTTTCTCCTCGGTTGGTGACCAGCTTATTAAATCCCCTTCCTCAACCTCGAGGACGTTTATCATCCCAACTGGACTCTCGATGATGTACCGGGCGGCCTTCTTAGGGACATAGACTCGCCACTTCCTGGCGGTCTTGAAATCCACCACCCGACGGGAGGAGTCAAGCCAGATAACGTCGATATCACTCAGCATGAAGAACATGTGAATCGAAGCGTTAGCCTTCGTTTCGGCTGGCAATACAAAAACAAGGGCGTAGTTGATGTCTCTAACCAGCATTAGGCCTCTAAACCGCTTGAAGAATGTGTCCGCGAGCCTTACCCTTCCGTGCCATATCTTGCCCTTGGTCTCGTTTACAAGCATAGAACCAACTCCACCCCCGGGTTGATAAGTTTTTGGGAAATGAGAGAAAAATAGACAAACTCAGAGCTCGCCTTTTTTGGCTTTCTCGCCGAGCTCAAAGCCTTTGCGGAGCGCCCTGAGGTTTATCTCCTCCGTCCCCTTTGGGACAGCGTCAAGAACGGCCTTCTCTATTGCCTTCCTGCTCACGACGTCCGTTAGAGCGACCAGCAGGCCGAGGGTGAGTATGTTCATTGTTAAGCTAAGGCCGGTGGTTTCCTCCGCTATCTCCGTTAGAGGGAGGGCATAAACCTTCAGCTTCTTCTCGAACTCCTCATCGCGGTGCGGCACGAGGTCGCTCTCGACTATTATTGTGGCTCCTTCCTTGACGGTGTGGAGGTACTTGCTGTAGGCCTCCTGGGAGAAGAAGACCGCGCAGTCCGGGTGGAGGGTCTTGGGATAGTCGATCGGCTCGTCGCTTATCACCACCTCAGCCTTGCTCGCTCCACCCCTTGACTCTGGCCCGTATGCCTGCGTCTGAACCGCGTAGAGGTTCTCATAAACGGCAGCGGCTCTGCCAAGGATAACGCTGGCGAGGATAACACCCTGGC
Protein-coding regions in this window:
- a CDS encoding 6-carboxytetrahydropterin synthase; translated protein: MKSRIVERFKFEAAHAVIIDGKPEEIHGHTFWLEVALEGPLRNGYVMDFLELRRIVNEIIERLDHRNLNALFENPTTENVALWIAGEIEKRLPDGIRIQRIVLWEGEENGVEFEF
- a CDS encoding DUF192 domain-containing protein, which codes for MLVNETKGKIWHGRVRLADTFFKRFRGLMLVRDINYALVFVLPAETKANASIHMFFMLSDIDVIWLDSSRRVVDFKTARKWRVYVPKKAARYIIESPVGMINVLEVEEGDLISWSPTEEKSKAVPVKISLPEKISFEGSNGIAMAESVKEIRAEKA
- the metG gene encoding methionine--tRNA ligase, with translation MVRYMVTSALPYANGPIHAGHLAGAYLPADIFVRYLRLKGEEVIFISGTDEHGTPITFRALKEGKSPREIVDYYHEHIKTTFERAKISFDYFGRTELPVHYRISQEFFLKALENGHLVKKVSKQAYCEHDKMFLPDRYVIGTCPYCGAENQRGDQCEVCGHPLTPEELINPRCNICGNPITFKDSAHYYIKMQDFAEKLKEWVQSQEHWKPNVRNTVLGWIEEGLEERAITRDLNWGIPVPLDDEDVKGKVLYVWFEAPIGYISITIEHLRREGRENEWKKFWLNLDGQTKVIHFIGKDNIPFHAIFWPAFLMAYGKYQDGETEAEWLLPYDIPANEYLNLEGKKFSTSRNWAIWVHEFLDAFPADYLRYYLTAIMPETRDSDFSFADFKTKINEELVNNLGNFVHRALTFVNRYFDGVVPERGELDDLDRQAFEEIEKALKETGELISTYRFKDALRRVMELAIFGNRYFDYQKPWKTAKEDRERTATTVNVSLQIVKALGVLLEPFLPDASEKIWHLLNLEETKRWEFTEIPAGHRVRRAEILFRKVTDEDIIFFIVNYIARGNPESARLLLDKYHRADDVVKVALERFGEKRKDEATAILKSIYGERLEKKAKKEKKKEGGKMEYVKFEDFMKLDLRVGKIVDVQDHPNADKLYVVKVDLGDEVRQLVAGLKKYYSKDDLLNRYVVIIANLEPKKLRGIESQGMLLAADDGENVALLMPDKEVKLGARIR
- a CDS encoding 2-oxoacid:ferredoxin oxidoreductase subunit gamma encodes the protein MRKEILFSGFGGQGVILASVILGRAAAVYENLYAVQTQAYGPESRGGASKAEVVISDEPIDYPKTLHPDCAVFFSQEAYSKYLHTVKEGATIIVESDLVPHRDEEFEKKLKVYALPLTEIAEETTGLSLTMNILTLGLLVALTDVVSRKAIEKAVLDAVPKGTEEINLRALRKGFELGEKAKKGEL